In the genome of Triticum urartu cultivar G1812 chromosome 5, Tu2.1, whole genome shotgun sequence, one region contains:
- the LOC125555878 gene encoding subtilisin-like protease SBT3.9, with protein sequence MDSKTSFCGALLLLAALLPLSASASSKLYIVYMGEKKHDDPSVVIASHHDILTSVFGSKDEALRSIVYSYKHGFSGFAAMLTKSQAEAIAKFPEVVTVKPNTFHETHTTRSWDFLALEHNQGPQQPGLLKQAKYGEDVIVGVIDSGIWPESQSFDDNGYGPVPARWKGKCQTGQKFNATSCNRKIIGARWYGPGISAEVLKSDYKSPRDIQGHGTHVASTIAGTEVQGVSYGGLGMGVARGGAPRARFGIYKACWVGAGCPDAAVLAAIDDAIYDGVDVLSLSIAGVGHELPGTLHAVQRGISVVFGGGNDGPVPQTISNAVPWVTTVAASTIDRSFPTLISLGNKEKLVGQSINYNAAMNNSGFQDLVYAGSCDAESLALSNVTGKTVLCYAPAQTATTPPRQALPLAIKSTVEAGAKGLIFAQYTANNLDHLATCKGVMPCALVDFEIAQRILSYWDMTENLVVKVSPAASVVGNGVLSPRVASFSSRGPSMLFPSILKPDIAAPGVSILAADRNSYVFKSGTSMACPHVSAVTALLKSVHPGWSPAMIKSAIVSTASVTDRFGMPIQAEAVPRKLADPFDFGGGHIDPERAVDPGLVYDVDAREYNKFFNCTLGYLDGCESYYLNLNLPSIAVPDLKDKVVLQRTVTNVGPAEATYHLVVEAPAGIDVFVEPSVINFTQSGSKSAKFMVRFTARQRVQGGYTFGSLTWSDGGTRSVRIPIAVRTVIQDFVADTS encoded by the exons ATGGATTCCAAAACATCATTCTGCGGTGCTCTCCTGCTACTTGCGGCGCTGCTGCCTCTTTCAGCTAGCGCGTCGAGCAAA CTCTATATCGTGTATATGGGGGAAAAGAAGCATGATGACCCGTCCGTGGTCATCGCGTCGCACCATGACATACTAACATCTGTTTTTGGGAG CAAGGATGAAGCCTTGAGGTCCATAGTTTACAGTTACAAGCATGGATTTTCTGGGTTCGCAGCCATGCTTACCAAGTCTCAAGCTGAGGCAATCGCAA AATTTCCCGAAGTTGTCACTGTGAAGCCAAACACTTTTCATGAAACACACACAACTCGGAGCTGGGACTTCCTCGCCCTTGAACATAACCAAGGACCACAACAACCGGGACTCCTCAAACAAGCGAAGTATGGTGAAGATGTCATCGTGGGTGTGATTGATTCAG GCATATGGCCTGAATCGCAAAGCTTTGATGACAACGGGTATGGTCCTGTGCCGGCACGGTGGAAAGGGAAATGCCAGACTGGCCAGAAGTTCAACGCCACAAGTTGCAACCGAAAGATCATCGGCGCGCGGTGGTATGGTCCTGGCATCAGTGCAGAGGTGCTAAAGAGTGACTACAAGTCGCCTAGGGACATCCAGGGCCATGGCACACATGTCGCATCGACTATCGCTGGCACGGAAGTGCAGGGTGTGAGCTACGGAGGCCTAGGCATGGGCGTGGCACGCGGCGGGGCGCCACGTGCGCGGTTCGGTATCTACAAGGCGTGCTGGGTGGGTGCGGGTTGCCCCGACGCAGCGGTCCTTGCGGCCATCGATGACGCCATATATGATGGTGTGGATGTTTTGTCGCTATCGATTGCAGGGGTTGGTCATGAGCTCCCAGGGACACTGCATGCTGTGCAAAGAGGGATATCCGTCGTGTTTGGTGGAGGGAACGATGGCCCGGTGCCACAGACTATAAGTAATGCCGTACCATGGGTTACGACGGTGGCCGCTAGCACGATTGACCGTTCTTTCCCGACGTTGATATCGCTCGGAAACAAAGAAAAGCTTGTG GGGCAGTCTATAAACTACAATGCGGCTATGAACAACAGCGGCTTTCAGGACCTTGTATATGCGGGGAG CTGCGACGCCGAATCACTGGCGTTGAGCAATGTCACTGGCAAAACCGTCCTCTGTTACGCACCAGCCCAGACAGCCACCACGCCCCCCAGGCAAGCACTCCCTTTGGCAATCAAAAGCACCGTCGAAGCAGGGGCCAAGGGCCTCATCTTTGCACAGTACACAGCCAACAATCTGGACCACCTGGCCACGTGCAAGGGAGTTATGCCTTGCGCTCTGGTGGATTTCGAGATCGCACAACGAATTCTCTCCTACTGGGACATGACTGA GAATCTGGTGGTGAAGGTGTCCCCGGCAGCAAGCGTTGTCGGAAACGGCGTGTTGTCGCCGAGGGTCGCCTCGTTCTCGTCCAGAGGTCCAAGCATGTTGTTCCCTAGCATACTCAAG CCCGACATTGCTGCACCTGGCGTCAGCATCTTGGCAGCTGACCGCAACTCCTACGTGTTCAAATCCGGGACATCCATGGCGTGCCCACATGTCTCCGCTGTGACCGCACTGCTCAAGTCGGTTCACCCTGGCTGGTCACCTGCCATGATCAAGTCTGCCATCGTCAGCACAG CATCTGTGACGGATCGTTTTGGCATGCCAATCCAAGCAGAAGCGGTCCCAAGGAAACTAGCCGACCCCTTCGACTTTGGTGGTGGACATATTGACCCAGAAAGAGCTGTTGATCCTGGCTTGGTTTACGACGTGGATGCAAGGGAGTACAACAAGTTTTTCAACTGCACCCTTGGATATTTAGATGGTTGTGAGTCCTACTACCTCAATCTCAACCTCCCGTCAATTGCCGTGCCAGACCTCAAAGACAAGGTGGTGCTTCAGCGCACTGTGACTAACGTTGGGCCGGCAGAAGCAACATATCATTTAGTGGTTGAAGCTCCAGCGGGGATAGATGTGTTCGTGGAGCCATCTGTGATTAATTTCACCCAAAGCGGTAGTAAAAGCGCGAAGTTTATGGTGAGATTCACAGCAAGGCAGAGAGTACAAGGTGGGTACACTTTCGGGAGCTTGACATGGTCAGATGGAGGTACTCGCTCAGTGAGAATTCCTATTGCGGTGCGGACTGTGATACAAGACTTTGTTGCAGATACATCTTAA